A section of the Gemmatimonadota bacterium genome encodes:
- a CDS encoding phytanoyl-CoA dioxygenase family protein — LEVWRRQIWRALDGCLEDPATWPRETSGLDGYEYDPPESALVHHPHMMSIIDQLSGGHFVAGDGIPIIRWPEPERTFEIPQTGHIDAYGGRWLPFMIGATTYLYDVEPGGGALIYWPGSHHAAHRYFLDHPSHVDGSFLEIEGFSWDVFCDNPTTGGREFTAKAGDVVLWHSYLTHNGSENTSTSPRFALFARWNHEKHLEQDFRYEIPEDLWKYWAI, encoded by the coding sequence CTAGAGGTCTGGCGGCGGCAGATCTGGCGGGCACTCGATGGCTGCCTGGAGGACCCCGCGACCTGGCCCCGGGAGACGAGCGGTCTCGACGGATACGAATACGATCCGCCCGAATCGGCTCTCGTCCACCATCCGCACATGATGTCGATCATCGATCAGCTCAGCGGGGGACACTTCGTCGCGGGCGACGGCATCCCCATCATTCGCTGGCCGGAACCTGAACGGACGTTCGAAATCCCCCAAACGGGCCATATCGACGCCTACGGGGGGCGCTGGCTGCCCTTCATGATCGGCGCGACGACCTATCTATACGACGTGGAACCCGGCGGCGGCGCTCTGATCTACTGGCCGGGAAGCCACCACGCCGCCCATCGGTATTTCCTGGATCATCCCTCGCATGTCGACGGGAGTTTCCTGGAGATCGAGGGTTTCTCCTGGGACGTTTTCTGCGACAACCCGACCACCGGTGGCCGGGAGTTTACCGCGAAGGCCGGCGACGTGGTGCTCTGGCATTCCTATCTGACCCACAACGGATCGGAAAACACCAGCACCTCGCCGCGTTTTGCCCTGTTCGCCCGCTGGAACCACGAGAAACACCTGGAGCAGGACTTCAGATACGAGATACCCGAAGACCTGTGGAAATACTGGGCGATCTGA
- a CDS encoding sulfatase-like hydrolase/transferase — translation MTRTRRPNLLFIMDDQHRHDYLSTAGASFVRTPNLDRLAERGIRFTQCITNAPVCAPARIGLASGLQPARLGCLDNNCYLPRHVTPYYARLQDAGYRVGCVGKLDLAKPDPYNGRRGDRPRVFGWGFTHPVECEGKMHAGMADEPRGPYGFWLQDQGLFDRFREDYAARGARGWIEGASHDSVLPEEAFEDVYIGRRATEWIDSVPDDYPWHLFVSFVGPHDPFDPPTTYADRYRDAAVPPAVRSGSEGKPGWVNARRRNLSDDEVAVTRRQYCASIEAIDDQVGRIIAAVERRGMGADTFIIFASDHGEMLGDHGLYTKSVPYEAALRVPLVAAGPGIPGGRTSDALVELIDVNPTLCALAVLPAQEGLDARDFSAVLAGERSIHRQEGASALREFRLVRTAEHKLVVHHTGEVELYDLVNDPDEQKNVAADRPDTVRDLRRRLRQRFHFPP, via the coding sequence ATGACAAGGACCAGGCGTCCCAACCTCCTGTTCATCATGGACGACCAGCACCGCCATGACTACCTGTCCACCGCGGGCGCGTCGTTCGTACGCACACCGAACCTGGACCGGCTGGCGGAACGCGGGATCCGGTTTACCCAATGCATCACCAACGCGCCCGTCTGCGCCCCGGCGCGCATCGGCCTGGCCAGCGGACTCCAGCCCGCGCGGCTGGGCTGCCTGGACAACAACTGCTATCTGCCCCGCCATGTCACGCCATATTATGCCCGGTTGCAGGACGCGGGATACCGGGTCGGATGCGTGGGGAAGCTCGACCTGGCCAAGCCGGATCCCTACAATGGCCGCCGCGGCGACCGGCCCCGGGTCTTCGGATGGGGATTCACCCATCCCGTGGAATGCGAGGGCAAGATGCACGCGGGCATGGCGGACGAACCGAGAGGTCCGTACGGGTTCTGGCTGCAGGATCAGGGGCTTTTTGATCGTTTCAGGGAGGACTACGCGGCCCGGGGAGCACGGGGCTGGATCGAGGGCGCGTCCCATGACTCGGTGCTTCCGGAAGAGGCTTTCGAGGACGTTTATATCGGCCGCCGCGCCACGGAGTGGATCGACAGCGTGCCCGACGATTACCCGTGGCATCTCTTTGTCAGTTTCGTCGGGCCCCACGACCCCTTCGATCCGCCCACGACATACGCCGACCGGTACCGTGACGCGGCCGTACCACCGGCCGTTCGCAGCGGGTCCGAAGGGAAACCGGGCTGGGTCAACGCCCGCCGGCGCAACCTCTCCGATGACGAAGTCGCGGTTACGCGCCGGCAGTACTGTGCATCTATCGAAGCGATCGACGACCAGGTGGGCCGGATTATAGCGGCCGTGGAACGGCGGGGCATGGGAGCGGACACCTTCATCATTTTCGCCAGCGACCACGGCGAGATGCTGGGTGACCACGGCCTGTACACCAAGTCCGTACCCTACGAGGCGGCCCTGCGGGTACCACTCGTTGCCGCCGGACCGGGCATACCGGGCGGGCGGACTTCCGACGCCCTCGTGGAACTGATCGATGTCAATCCGACGCTATGCGCCCTCGCGGTCCTGCCCGCCCAGGAAGGACTCGACGCGAGAGATTTCAGCGCCGTCCTGGCGGGGGAGCGGTCGATCCATCGCCAGGAGGGAGCGAGTGCGTTGCGCGAATTCAGGCTGGTCCGCACCGCGGAGCACAAGCTTGTCGTGCATCACACGGGCGAAGTCGAACTATACGATCTGGTAAACGATCCCGACGAGCAGAAGAACGTGGCGGCCGATCGGCCGGATACGGTCCGGGATCTGCGGCGCAGGCTGCGCCAGCGGTTTCACTTCCCGCCCTGA
- a CDS encoding phytanoyl-CoA dioxygenase family protein, producing the protein MSKPSDLEIYLFDLQGFIHLKQALTRSEVSELNACLDEIPPLSPGEWHGYVHAHTYGTVDGLNLQQIYEAGAPFEALIDHPSWIEKLKLFVGGEGTFDYAHGPLFIDENFANFREPGEAIGLHSGGFPPILRNGFRYHGGRFMCGQINVLMALTDIGPGDGGTMVIPGSHKSNFTHPDFARHAMKPKGASVEGIAASVELFMEAGDALLFVDGISHGSAMRRNAGTRRIVVYRYGPSWGNFRHGYQASPELLDRLTPERRSIVSPQHASPDGAPYGQPGRPGRP; encoded by the coding sequence ATGAGCAAACCAAGCGATCTCGAGATTTACCTGTTCGACCTGCAGGGTTTTATTCACCTCAAGCAGGCTCTTACCCGTTCCGAAGTATCGGAACTGAACGCCTGTCTGGACGAAATTCCGCCGCTGTCGCCGGGCGAATGGCACGGATACGTCCACGCCCATACCTACGGCACCGTGGACGGCCTGAACCTGCAGCAGATCTACGAGGCGGGCGCCCCCTTCGAGGCCCTGATCGACCATCCTTCCTGGATCGAAAAACTCAAGCTTTTCGTGGGTGGCGAAGGCACGTTCGACTACGCCCACGGACCACTGTTCATCGACGAAAACTTCGCCAATTTCCGGGAACCGGGCGAGGCGATCGGCCTGCATTCCGGCGGATTCCCGCCCATCCTGCGCAATGGTTTCCGATACCACGGCGGCCGGTTCATGTGCGGACAGATCAACGTGCTGATGGCCCTTACCGACATCGGTCCAGGGGATGGCGGCACCATGGTCATACCCGGCAGCCACAAGTCCAACTTCACCCATCCCGATTTCGCCCGGCACGCCATGAAACCGAAGGGCGCCTCCGTGGAAGGCATCGCCGCGTCCGTGGAACTCTTCATGGAGGCCGGCGACGCCCTGCTCTTCGTGGACGGCATCTCCCACGGATCGGCCATGCGGCGGAACGCGGGCACGCGACGCATCGTGGTGTACCGGTACGGTCCTTCCTGGGGCAACTTCCGCCACGGATACCAGGCGTCCCCCGAACTGCTGGACCGCCTGACCCCCGAGCGGCGGTCGATCGTTTCGCCGCAGCACGCCTCGCCCGACGGCGCGCCTTATGGCCAGCCCGGACGGCCAGGACGGCCCTAG
- a CDS encoding sulfatase-like hydrolase/transferase, which yields MKAASPPNVLIVLSDQLRRRALSTYGDPNIVTPHVDALADRGVRFDNASSTCPICVPFRFTFMTGLYAHDRKVPAIEYRMSPAERTLADEFNEAGYETIYTGKWHLDGGHGRMGSAVQCGRTAVKKAYRGRWQKWLGFELRNGPFDTYYFEDDDPVPKPVEGYQTDGLFDLGMNYLEHRDPSRPFCMVISVEPPHDPFEAPETLQRTWEAMDIVLPPNVEAADPETMERIMLNRKQYYAMVENLDWNMGRLGAFLLRTGLHGETVVLFMSDHGELGGAHGLRGKQWPYEESTGIPLIVADPRHPDRAGSVVEEPVSTEDLFPTILGLAGLKPRDALPGENLAPLIHGNTGRLDREGVQLEFVAEQRKGVAFHDWVWRGFRSTRYKYTVRGDNHGGVPWQFFDLANDPWEQRNLIDDPAYRAEITRHHYLLRQRMKETDDHFVLLPAYGREGLNTWD from the coding sequence ATGAAGGCTGCTTCACCGCCCAATGTGCTGATCGTGCTGAGTGATCAACTGCGGCGGCGGGCCCTGTCCACCTACGGCGATCCGAACATCGTCACCCCGCACGTCGACGCCCTGGCCGACCGGGGCGTGCGTTTCGACAACGCCAGTTCGACCTGCCCCATATGCGTTCCCTTCCGCTTTACCTTCATGACGGGACTGTACGCCCACGACCGGAAGGTCCCCGCGATCGAGTACCGGATGTCGCCGGCGGAGCGGACCCTGGCCGACGAATTCAACGAGGCGGGCTACGAGACGATCTACACGGGTAAATGGCATCTCGATGGCGGCCACGGTCGCATGGGGTCCGCAGTCCAGTGCGGCAGGACGGCCGTAAAGAAGGCGTACCGGGGCCGCTGGCAGAAATGGCTCGGTTTCGAACTCAGAAACGGCCCTTTCGACACCTATTACTTCGAGGACGATGACCCCGTGCCCAAGCCTGTCGAAGGATACCAGACCGACGGGCTCTTCGACCTCGGCATGAACTACCTGGAGCACCGGGACCCGTCCCGACCGTTCTGCATGGTGATTTCCGTCGAACCGCCTCACGATCCCTTCGAGGCGCCGGAGACGCTTCAGCGGACCTGGGAGGCGATGGACATCGTGCTGCCGCCCAACGTCGAAGCCGCCGACCCCGAGACCATGGAACGGATCATGCTCAATCGGAAGCAGTACTACGCCATGGTCGAGAACCTGGACTGGAACATGGGCCGTCTCGGCGCCTTCCTGTTGCGTACCGGGCTGCATGGAGAGACTGTCGTCCTGTTCATGTCGGACCATGGAGAACTCGGCGGCGCCCACGGGCTTCGGGGAAAGCAGTGGCCCTACGAGGAGTCTACGGGGATTCCGCTCATCGTGGCCGATCCCAGGCACCCGGACCGGGCCGGCTCCGTGGTCGAGGAGCCGGTTTCCACCGAGGACCTGTTTCCCACCATTTTGGGCCTGGCCGGCCTGAAGCCGCGGGACGCCCTGCCCGGCGAGAACCTGGCCCCGCTGATACACGGCAACACCGGCCGGTTGGATCGGGAAGGCGTCCAGCTGGAATTCGTGGCGGAGCAGCGGAAGGGCGTGGCCTTCCATGATTGGGTGTGGCGCGGGTTCCGGTCCACCCGGTACAAGTACACCGTCCGCGGGGACAACCACGGCGGCGTTCCCTGGCAGTTTTTCGACCTGGCGAATGACCCGTGGGAACAGCGGAATCTCATCGACGATCCCGCGTATCGGGCGGAGATCACCCGGCACCACTACCTCCTTCGGCAGCGGATGAAGGAAACCGATGACCACTTCGTCCTTCTTCCGGCGTACGGCCGGGAGGGCCTGAATACCTGGGATTGA
- a CDS encoding acetamidase/formamidase family protein: MFRRSSKTAKTAKTDRTRKPGGPGGPGGPGGPGGPGGPEDAGLTRRVSRDRVQQVFSPNVSPAITVSRGETIVVETQDCYQGLLSEATESHSDADRADQADQAERAAGIPVTGPIYVEDAHIGDVLSIHVKQIETAGSGVFAVRPETGVPGQDIQKPQVRVLEVNENQVQLDDRLQLPLRPVIGSMGVAAKHGEIETVYPGRHGGNMDTLEITTGSRIYLPVQVNGALLSLGDVKACVGDGQIAGSGVEVEAEVTLRLDTLPGGRFSWPRVESKGEWITITSASTVDQAARLAITEMVKWITQDKGLDFETAYALVSLGGSLRVSQWGNPLTTARMVFPKRVINKLRSVPTASGRLNYRSLPPAANGGAGEETVAADAEQPASRSSRRSGTSRSQRASGRSRQSGSRRGTREKSNGAPSSADGENGRQETPEQQEAASRQETASQQDAAGQQEAVSQQETGSRQEAATGDADEKDGQAAGRRRSSRGGRAGRTGRSGRRKDPASKKDAASDQADASAVAAETVPGSRDDSEAVDKSASVSDNSEKTEKPAAETRKKKTKTATQPSAGDQPEATAEPAGQPAEGKVPRSDDVKSGNGADQKNADQKDAAQKDAAPKRAYGRRQRTVRRA, from the coding sequence TTGTTTCGCAGATCATCCAAGACGGCCAAGACGGCCAAGACAGACAGAACACGCAAGCCGGGCGGGCCAGGCGGGCCAGGCGGGCCAGGCGGGCCAGGCGGGCCAGGCGGGCCAGAAGACGCAGGCCTGACCAGACGGGTATCCAGAGACCGGGTTCAACAGGTATTCAGCCCGAACGTCTCACCGGCCATTACCGTCAGCCGCGGCGAGACGATCGTCGTGGAAACACAGGACTGCTATCAGGGGCTTCTCTCGGAAGCAACCGAATCGCACAGTGACGCCGACCGGGCCGACCAGGCCGACCAGGCCGAGCGGGCCGCCGGAATACCGGTAACCGGTCCCATCTACGTGGAAGACGCCCACATCGGCGATGTACTGTCGATACACGTGAAACAGATCGAGACGGCCGGAAGCGGCGTGTTCGCCGTGCGGCCGGAGACGGGCGTCCCGGGGCAGGATATCCAGAAACCGCAGGTGCGCGTCCTCGAAGTCAACGAAAACCAGGTTCAACTGGACGACCGGCTCCAACTGCCGCTTCGCCCGGTGATCGGGAGCATGGGCGTGGCCGCGAAGCACGGGGAAATAGAAACCGTCTACCCGGGCAGGCACGGTGGAAACATGGACACCCTGGAGATCACGACGGGATCCCGGATATACCTCCCCGTCCAGGTCAATGGCGCCCTGCTGTCGCTGGGCGATGTCAAGGCCTGCGTGGGAGACGGCCAGATCGCCGGTTCCGGCGTGGAAGTCGAAGCGGAGGTCACCCTGCGGTTGGACACGCTGCCGGGCGGCCGGTTTTCCTGGCCCCGGGTCGAATCGAAGGGCGAATGGATCACCATTACGTCCGCGTCCACGGTGGACCAGGCGGCGCGCCTGGCGATCACCGAGATGGTGAAATGGATTACGCAGGACAAAGGACTCGACTTCGAAACGGCCTACGCGCTGGTGAGCCTGGGAGGCAGCCTCCGCGTCAGCCAGTGGGGGAATCCGCTGACTACCGCGCGCATGGTCTTTCCCAAGCGGGTGATCAACAAGCTCAGATCAGTACCAACCGCTTCCGGCCGGCTCAACTATCGTTCCCTCCCCCCCGCGGCCAACGGCGGCGCAGGCGAGGAGACGGTGGCGGCCGATGCGGAACAACCTGCTTCCCGCTCATCCCGGAGATCCGGCACGAGCCGTTCTCAACGCGCGTCGGGAAGATCTCGCCAGTCCGGAAGCCGGCGGGGCACGCGGGAAAAGTCGAACGGCGCTCCATCTTCCGCAGACGGCGAAAACGGCCGGCAGGAAACTCCAGAACAGCAGGAGGCCGCCAGCAGGCAGGAAACAGCAAGTCAACAAGATGCGGCGGGTCAGCAGGAGGCTGTTAGCCAGCAGGAGACCGGCAGCAGACAGGAAGCGGCCACTGGGGACGCAGACGAAAAGGACGGCCAGGCCGCAGGACGGCGGCGCAGCAGTCGCGGGGGCAGGGCGGGCCGAACCGGCAGGTCCGGCAGGAGAAAAGATCCGGCCTCGAAAAAGGACGCGGCGTCTGATCAGGCAGATGCATCCGCCGTAGCGGCAGAAACCGTTCCTGGGTCACGCGACGATTCCGAAGCCGTGGACAAGTCTGCTTCAGTCAGCGATAACAGCGAAAAGACGGAGAAACCCGCTGCTGAAACCAGGAAGAAAAAGACCAAAACCGCGACCCAGCCTTCAGCCGGTGACCAGCCCGAAGCCACGGCGGAACCGGCAGGGCAACCCGCAGAAGGCAAGGTTCCCCGGAGTGACGATGTAAAATCCGGAAACGGGGCCGATCAGAAGAACGCCGATCAGAAGGACGCCGCCCAGAAGGACGCCGCCCCCAAACGCGCCTACGGAAGAAGACAGCGTACGGTCCGCAGGGCTTAA
- a CDS encoding pyridoxal-phosphate dependent enzyme, whose protein sequence is MKLYDRDAAQELRHLLGRFTRAPVAHLPTPLQDCPRLGEALGGPRILVKRDDMTGLAMGGNKARQFTFSLGPALENGCDYLVHGSDSQSNQSAQTAAAAARLGMKSIVVIPRDHRSYPVSGNLLLNHLMADQIKYVFPLTVKDELKKQIEELETKGSKAYDTSSDGAILRAVAYVEAALELCEQLAQRGITPRAIYTSSMIYTIVGLVVGLRAVSACFKAVGLNYWVGDDREMQERLAPVANECASVIGLKLTFTPEDFDVTCDFAKPDFGEPSRTSLETMRLVAQTEGIVLDPVYTAKAMDGLAGHIRDGRFQRDDSVVFLHTGGTPAIFAYGDELFG, encoded by the coding sequence TTGAAGTTGTACGACCGTGACGCCGCGCAGGAACTGCGTCACCTCCTGGGCAGGTTCACCCGAGCACCGGTGGCCCACCTGCCCACGCCGCTACAGGACTGTCCTCGCCTCGGGGAGGCCCTCGGGGGCCCCCGAATCCTCGTTAAACGCGACGACATGACCGGGCTGGCCATGGGTGGCAACAAGGCCCGCCAGTTCACCTTCTCGCTGGGTCCCGCCCTCGAAAACGGGTGCGACTACCTGGTTCACGGCTCCGATTCCCAGTCCAACCAGTCGGCGCAGACCGCCGCCGCCGCCGCGCGGCTGGGCATGAAGTCCATCGTGGTCATCCCGCGGGACCATCGTTCCTATCCCGTTTCCGGCAACCTGCTGCTCAACCATCTCATGGCGGACCAGATCAAGTACGTCTTTCCCCTCACCGTGAAGGACGAGTTGAAAAAGCAGATCGAGGAACTGGAAACGAAGGGATCGAAGGCTTACGACACGAGCAGCGACGGCGCGATACTGCGCGCCGTGGCCTACGTGGAAGCCGCCCTCGAGCTTTGCGAACAACTGGCGCAGCGGGGCATTACGCCAAGGGCCATCTACACGAGTTCCATGATCTATACCATCGTCGGGCTGGTGGTCGGACTGCGCGCCGTCTCCGCCTGTTTCAAGGCCGTCGGGCTCAACTACTGGGTGGGAGACGACCGGGAGATGCAGGAACGTCTCGCGCCCGTGGCCAACGAATGCGCCTCGGTCATCGGACTCAAACTCACTTTCACACCGGAAGATTTCGATGTCACGTGCGATTTCGCGAAACCGGATTTCGGCGAACCTTCGCGCACCAGCCTTGAAACCATGCGCCTGGTGGCGCAGACCGAAGGCATCGTACTCGACCCGGTATACACGGCCAAGGCCATGGACGGCCTGGCCGGCCACATCAGAGACGGGCGATTCCAGCGAGACGACTCCGTCGTCTTCCTGCACACGGGAGGAACGCCCGCCATATTCGCCTATGGAGACGAGCTCTTCGGTTGA
- the ggt gene encoding gamma-glutamyltransferase, translating into MKHRLTTLFAVCGLLGLFISSPAVHDASAASRKPVVGKKGMAVAVEPLATQVAADILKKGGNAVDAAVGLGLALAVTHPSAGNIGGGGFMIIRLADGTAVAIDYREKAPGKAHARMYLDEDGNRAVNPAISFTRSDGSTFHPNTNRIHHLAIGVPGTPAGFALALEKYGTMSMAEVIQPAIELAENGFILTDRIARGLNGRKAIFSQIPASKKAMMRADGKDWQEGDRWIQKDLAETLKRIARDGHDGFYKGKTAELIEKDMKAGGGMIDRTDLANYQAIIREPVRNVYRGIYETISMPPPSSGGITMAMMLNILEGYDLGRMGHNSSSTLHVMAEAMRLAYADRARYLGDADFVEIPGHLTSKDYAAAQRSKVDPFFATPSEEVGPELTLATEPDETTHYSVVDQWGNAVSNTYTLEGGYGSHIVIAGTGMLTNNEMGDFNPDPGITRPTGQIGTPPNLIEPNKRMLSSMSPTIVTRNGELYLVVGSPGGRTIINTTMQLILNVIDHGMNMQEAVNAPRIHHQWFPDRLRIEGGVGREVLDALKAMGHDISSRGFGGGSYRQGDGHSIMVDPDTGYRLGAPDPRIEGAAFGH; encoded by the coding sequence ATGAAGCATCGCCTGACCACCCTGTTTGCGGTATGCGGTCTGCTTGGCCTGTTCATCTCGTCCCCGGCGGTTCACGATGCAAGCGCGGCGTCCCGCAAGCCGGTAGTCGGAAAGAAAGGCATGGCGGTCGCCGTGGAACCCCTGGCCACGCAGGTCGCCGCGGATATCCTCAAGAAGGGCGGTAACGCCGTCGACGCCGCCGTGGGACTGGGGCTGGCCCTGGCAGTCACCCATCCGTCCGCCGGCAACATCGGCGGCGGCGGGTTTATGATCATTCGCCTGGCCGACGGTACGGCCGTGGCGATCGACTACCGGGAAAAAGCGCCGGGCAAGGCTCATGCCAGGATGTACCTGGACGAAGACGGGAACCGGGCCGTGAATCCGGCCATTTCCTTTACCCGCTCCGACGGTTCGACCTTTCATCCGAACACCAACCGTATTCATCATCTGGCGATCGGCGTGCCCGGCACCCCGGCCGGATTCGCGCTGGCCCTGGAGAAATACGGTACCATGAGCATGGCGGAGGTCATCCAGCCCGCCATCGAACTCGCCGAGAACGGTTTCATCCTCACCGACCGGATCGCCCGCGGCCTCAACGGCCGCAAGGCCATTTTCTCCCAGATCCCCGCCAGCAAGAAGGCCATGATGCGGGCGGACGGGAAGGACTGGCAGGAGGGTGACCGGTGGATTCAGAAGGACCTGGCGGAGACCCTGAAACGCATCGCCCGGGACGGCCATGACGGGTTCTACAAGGGGAAAACCGCCGAATTGATCGAAAAGGACATGAAGGCAGGAGGCGGAATGATCGACCGCACCGACCTGGCGAACTACCAGGCGATCATCCGCGAACCTGTCCGAAATGTCTACCGGGGTATCTACGAGACGATCTCCATGCCGCCGCCGAGTTCAGGCGGAATCACCATGGCCATGATGCTCAATATTCTCGAGGGCTATGACCTGGGCCGCATGGGGCACAATTCGTCCAGTACCCTTCACGTGATGGCCGAGGCCATGCGCCTCGCGTACGCCGACCGGGCCCGGTATCTCGGCGACGCGGATTTCGTGGAAATTCCAGGCCATCTCACCTCAAAGGACTACGCGGCCGCGCAGCGGTCGAAAGTCGACCCCTTCTTCGCCACGCCGAGCGAGGAGGTGGGGCCGGAGCTTACGCTGGCCACGGAGCCGGACGAGACGACACACTACTCCGTGGTCGATCAGTGGGGAAACGCCGTTTCGAACACCTACACGCTGGAAGGCGGGTACGGCTCCCACATCGTGATCGCGGGCACCGGCATGTTGACCAACAACGAGATGGGCGACTTCAATCCGGACCCGGGCATCACCCGGCCCACCGGTCAGATCGGCACGCCGCCCAATCTCATTGAACCGAACAAGCGCATGTTGAGCTCTATGTCCCCGACCATCGTCACGCGGAACGGCGAACTGTACCTGGTGGTGGGCAGCCCGGGGGGACGCACGATCATCAATACGACCATGCAGTTGATCCTGAATGTCATCGACCATGGCATGAATATGCAGGAAGCGGTGAACGCGCCGCGCATCCATCACCAGTGGTTTCCGGACCGACTCCGCATCGAAGGCGGAGTGGGACGCGAAGTACTGGACGCCTTGAAGGCGATGGGGCATGACATCAGCAGCCGGGGCTTCGGGGGCGGATCCTACCGCCAGGGGGACGGCCACAGCATCATGGTGGACCCCGACACCGGCTACCGCCTGGGGGCTCCGGACCCCCGGATCGAGGGCGCTGCATTCGGTCATTAG
- a CDS encoding alanine--glyoxylate aminotransferase family protein: MRKHYRLMIPGPIEVSPDVLAHMSDPLTAHYGDRWVEIWRKTVSNLQRVIGTEGDVFPLVGSGHTANDVVMNSLFNPGDRILTLDNGLFGKRLDDLARAFGLDSVVVEKPWGVPFEASDIHEAAAGNPGLKAVFMVHGETSTGVANPVHELAAAAREHGMLVLVDTIASLGGEQYLMDAWDVDVTVCASQKALGAPPGLALVAVSDRAWDAMKDRREPRGFMADLQNLRHFAETQTDVHPHPGTMPVNNFVALIRSTDDILEEGLEATWTRHRKVARVVREGVRAMGMKVMAEERAACVNMTVILSEDRFKPTAFSDFMKAEYGMHVGLGLGDYVNRSIRVGHMAQNANLEAVTPFLVGLEQYLRRQGFDVARGACLAGLD, translated from the coding sequence ATGCGTAAACACTACCGTCTGATGATCCCCGGTCCCATCGAAGTCAGTCCCGACGTACTGGCCCACATGAGTGATCCGCTCACCGCCCATTACGGCGACCGCTGGGTGGAAATCTGGCGCAAGACCGTATCCAATCTCCAGCGCGTGATCGGGACGGAAGGCGATGTTTTTCCGCTCGTGGGGTCGGGCCACACGGCCAACGACGTGGTCATGAACAGCCTGTTCAATCCGGGCGACCGGATTCTGACCCTGGACAACGGACTTTTCGGAAAGCGACTGGACGATCTCGCCCGGGCTTTCGGACTGGATTCGGTCGTGGTGGAAAAGCCCTGGGGCGTCCCCTTCGAAGCTTCGGACATCCACGAGGCGGCCGCCGGAAACCCCGGGCTGAAGGCCGTCTTCATGGTGCACGGGGAAACGTCGACGGGCGTGGCCAATCCGGTACACGAACTGGCTGCCGCCGCGCGGGAGCACGGCATGCTCGTCCTGGTGGATACCATCGCGTCCCTGGGTGGCGAGCAATACCTTATGGACGCCTGGGATGTCGACGTCACGGTATGCGCTTCCCAGAAGGCCCTGGGCGCGCCGCCGGGCCTGGCCCTCGTGGCCGTGAGCGACCGGGCCTGGGACGCCATGAAAGACCGGCGGGAACCCCGCGGGTTCATGGCCGACCTGCAGAACCTGCGTCACTTCGCCGAGACGCAGACCGATGTCCATCCCCATCCCGGAACGATGCCCGTCAACAACTTCGTCGCTTTGATCAGAAGCACGGACGATATCCTGGAAGAAGGACTCGAGGCCACCTGGACGCGGCACCGCAAGGTCGCCCGCGTGGTCCGGGAAGGCGTCCGCGCGATGGGGATGAAGGTCATGGCCGAGGAACGGGCCGCCTGCGTCAACATGACGGTCATCCTGTCGGAGGACCGGTTCAAGCCGACCGCCTTTTCCGATTTCATGAAGGCCGAGTACGGCATGCATGTCGGCCTGGGCCTGGGCGACTACGTGAACCGGTCGATACGCGTGGGCCACATGGCCCAGAACGCCAACCTGGAGGCCGTGACGCCCTTCCTGGTCGGCCTGGAGCAATACCTGCGCCGGCAGGGATTCGACGTGGCGCGCGGCGCGTGCCTGGCCGGGTTGGACTGA
- a CDS encoding NIPSNAP family protein, which produces MIYEERIYKIMPGRVPDILNRFTDHALPLFEKHGMKLVGFWQTVIGPSNHELTYLLAFEDANHRDRAWAAFMADPAWIKAKADSETNGVLVAEVANRILAPAPFSPLQ; this is translated from the coding sequence ATGATCTACGAAGAACGCATCTACAAAATCATGCCCGGCCGCGTGCCGGACATCCTGAACCGGTTCACCGACCACGCCCTGCCTCTTTTCGAGAAGCACGGCATGAAACTGGTGGGCTTCTGGCAGACCGTGATCGGACCGAGCAACCACGAGCTCACCTACCTGCTGGCCTTCGAGGACGCAAACCATCGGGACCGCGCCTGGGCGGCATTCATGGCCGATCCCGCCTGGATCAAGGCCAAGGCCGACAGCGAAACGAACGGCGTGCTGGTGGCCGAGGTGGCCAACCGGATCCTCGCGCCGGCTCCCTTTTCTCCCCTGCAGTAG